In a genomic window of Bradyrhizobium ontarionense:
- a CDS encoding FAD-dependent oxidoreductase, which yields MQLPAGGISGVVVRVSVPDPLSLTADVLVIGGGMAGAWAAVSAARAGARVILADKGYCGTSGVTAAAGPGHWWVPPHAREQAVSQRVAAGLGLGEAAWMHAIIEETWRSLPTLAGHYAFGTDDEGRTNYRAVRGPEYMRALRAFAGAHSVTILDHSPVLELLARGDGSIGGARGLRRQEGNRLYQIAAAATVLAAGGTSFLSYLLGSRTNTGDGYLLAAEAGAELSGMEFTAAYTIAPAHSTMTRSMAYAFATYYDADGRELDLPFGPQQTIALAKALLAGPVFCSLHRLPDDIKARLHTISPNVPLVFDRWGIDPYRDRFEVTLHNDGTIRGLGGIRVDDVDGCTSVPGLFVAGDNASREKVAGAISGGGNVNAAWALSSGVRAGQAAARLARYVGSSAAALTPLGQAGLRPKVRTRAVDLDTIRAGVRAEMHPFEKVLFRKEAGLAASQRALDGLWREIAGHAAGDVLRSRETAALVASARWSVATARQRTESRGLHRRVDHPQLDPQFAMRLLSSGLDRIVVTPEGQRAPAASRTLEATS from the coding sequence ATGCAGTTGCCTGCTGGTGGCATCTCAGGTGTCGTGGTGAGGGTATCGGTGCCAGATCCGTTGTCGCTCACGGCCGACGTGCTCGTGATCGGCGGAGGCATGGCCGGTGCCTGGGCCGCTGTCTCAGCCGCCCGCGCCGGTGCGCGCGTCATCCTGGCCGACAAGGGCTATTGCGGCACCAGCGGCGTCACCGCGGCGGCCGGTCCTGGCCACTGGTGGGTGCCGCCACATGCGCGCGAGCAAGCCGTCAGTCAACGCGTTGCCGCTGGTCTCGGTCTCGGCGAGGCCGCCTGGATGCACGCCATCATCGAGGAGACCTGGCGCTCGCTGCCGACGCTGGCCGGACACTACGCTTTCGGCACCGACGACGAGGGGCGCACGAACTACCGCGCCGTGCGCGGTCCGGAATACATGCGGGCGCTGCGCGCCTTCGCGGGCGCCCACAGCGTCACGATTCTCGATCATTCACCGGTGCTGGAGCTGCTCGCGCGCGGCGACGGATCGATCGGCGGTGCCCGTGGTCTGCGCCGTCAGGAGGGAAATCGTCTCTATCAGATCGCCGCAGCTGCGACCGTTCTGGCCGCCGGCGGCACCAGCTTCCTGTCGTATCTGTTGGGATCGCGCACGAACACGGGAGACGGCTATCTCCTGGCAGCGGAAGCCGGAGCCGAGCTGTCCGGCATGGAATTCACGGCGGCCTATACGATCGCGCCGGCGCATTCGACCATGACGCGCAGCATGGCCTATGCGTTCGCGACCTACTACGACGCCGACGGTCGCGAGCTCGACCTGCCGTTCGGCCCGCAGCAGACGATTGCACTGGCCAAGGCGCTGCTCGCGGGCCCGGTGTTCTGCTCGCTGCATCGGCTGCCCGATGACATCAAGGCCCGGCTGCACACGATCTCGCCGAATGTGCCGCTGGTGTTCGATCGCTGGGGCATCGATCCCTATCGCGATCGCTTCGAGGTCACGCTGCACAATGACGGCACGATCCGTGGTCTCGGCGGCATCAGGGTCGACGATGTCGACGGCTGCACATCGGTGCCCGGCCTGTTCGTTGCTGGCGACAATGCCTCGCGCGAGAAGGTCGCCGGTGCGATCTCCGGCGGCGGCAACGTCAATGCGGCGTGGGCGCTGTCGTCGGGCGTCCGGGCCGGGCAGGCGGCTGCGCGGCTGGCGCGATATGTCGGCTCGTCCGCCGCCGCATTGACGCCGCTTGGACAAGCTGGACTGCGGCCGAAGGTGAGAACGAGAGCGGTCGACCTCGACACGATCCGGGCCGGTGTGCGCGCCGAGATGCACCCGTTCGAGAAGGTGCTTTTCCGCAAGGAGGCTGGTCTGGCCGCCTCGCAGCGCGCGCTCGATGGTCTTTGGCGCGAGATCGCCGGCCACGCGGCCGGCGATGTCCTGCGATCGCGTGAGACGGCGGCGCTGGTGGCCTCCGCGCGCTGGTCGGTCGCCACCGCGCGCCAGCGTACCGAGAGCAGGGGGCTGCATCGCAGGGTCGATCACCCTCAACTCGATCCGCAATTCGCAATGAGGCTGCTCAGCAGCGGCCTGGACCGCATCGTCGTGACCCCGGAGGGGCAGCGTGCGCCGGCCGCTTCGCGCACGCTGGAAGCCACATCATGA
- a CDS encoding MetQ/NlpA family ABC transporter substrate-binding protein codes for MRSSLAAVAALLSLVIPARGETIRVGVTAGPHAEIIDVVKKVGAERGLDIKVVEFTDYVIPNQALALGDLEANSFQHEPYLKNQISKTGWKIVKVATTIASPQGVYSQKYKSLAELPDGARVAIANDPSNGARGLMILALHGVIKLKDAGNVAATVADISDNPKKLKFVELDAAQLPRALADVDLVSINNNYAVQAGLNPAKDAIARENAEGPWVNILAVREEDKDKSWVKQLIEAYQSEPVKAFLETRFKGTYIATW; via the coding sequence ATGCGTAGTTCACTTGCCGCCGTCGCCGCCCTCCTGTCCCTGGTCATTCCCGCACGGGGCGAAACCATTCGCGTCGGTGTCACCGCCGGGCCGCATGCCGAGATCATCGATGTCGTGAAGAAGGTCGGCGCCGAACGCGGGCTCGATATCAAGGTCGTCGAATTCACCGACTACGTGATTCCGAACCAGGCGCTGGCGCTCGGGGATCTCGAGGCGAATTCGTTCCAGCACGAGCCTTACCTGAAGAACCAGATCTCCAAGACCGGCTGGAAGATCGTCAAGGTCGCGACCACCATCGCCTCGCCGCAGGGCGTCTATTCGCAGAAGTACAAGTCACTGGCCGAGCTTCCGGACGGCGCGCGCGTCGCGATCGCCAATGATCCGTCGAACGGTGCGCGCGGCCTGATGATCCTGGCGCTGCACGGCGTCATCAAGCTGAAGGATGCGGGCAACGTCGCCGCGACGGTGGCCGACATCAGCGACAATCCCAAGAAGCTGAAATTCGTCGAGCTCGATGCGGCCCAGCTGCCGCGCGCGCTCGCCGACGTCGACCTGGTCTCGATCAACAACAATTATGCGGTTCAGGCCGGGCTCAATCCCGCCAAGGACGCGATCGCGCGCGAGAACGCAGAAGGGCCGTGGGTCAACATCCTCGCGGTGCGCGAGGAAGACAAGGACAAGTCCTGGGTCAAGCAGCTGATCGAGGCCTATCAGTCCGAGCCGGTCAAGGCGTTCCTGGAGACCCGCTTCAAGGGCACCTACATCGCGACCTGGTGA
- a CDS encoding FAD/NAD(P)-binding protein, with protein MSRFPERHMIIVGGGASGVLLAYQLLQHPDSDVRVTLIEKRSEVGRGLAYHTGNADHLLNVRAANMSALPDDPDHFWRWLSTQAHAQPLCPDPFCFVPRRIYGDYIASLIAPFLAEEEGARRLTIIRSECVAVSEGRGGVTVSLADGTRQLGDTAVLATGHDAAIPRSAWHADPWISPSVPGFGKDATVLILGTGLTMADYVLSLLREGHRGPIVAISRRGLMAKAHRRISPCKISEDEVPFGANGSTLLRWFRQRIAAHVAEGGDWRGVIDAIRPFSHRLWHELSQASKRSFLEHARAWWDVHRHRMAPEVEERIARAISDGQLRVAAAKLVKIDGGTNGAQAHYRRRGRSEIETLEVGAVIDCTGIVRDPRATANPAVRSLFDQGLARCDPLRIGIEVAADCTVVGADGSPSQRLFAIGPLTRAAFWEIIAIPDIRSQCAALADRLLQARPIAVPPRDAPALAAAPDHQVAM; from the coding sequence ATGAGCCGTTTTCCAGAACGACACATGATCATTGTCGGCGGTGGAGCATCCGGTGTGCTTCTGGCCTATCAGCTCCTGCAGCATCCGGACTCGGACGTCCGCGTCACCCTGATCGAAAAGCGCTCGGAGGTCGGCCGAGGACTTGCCTATCACACGGGCAATGCGGATCACCTTCTCAACGTGCGTGCCGCCAACATGAGCGCGCTGCCTGACGATCCCGACCATTTTTGGCGCTGGCTGTCGACGCAGGCGCACGCCCAGCCGCTTTGCCCTGATCCCTTCTGTTTCGTGCCACGCCGCATCTATGGCGACTACATCGCGAGCCTCATCGCACCATTTCTTGCCGAGGAGGAGGGCGCACGTCGCCTCACCATCATACGGAGCGAATGTGTCGCGGTCAGCGAAGGGCGTGGCGGCGTCACCGTCAGTCTCGCCGATGGAACGCGTCAGCTCGGCGACACAGCCGTCCTCGCGACCGGCCACGATGCGGCGATTCCCCGCTCGGCCTGGCATGCCGACCCCTGGATCTCTCCGTCCGTTCCCGGCTTCGGCAAGGACGCCACTGTGCTGATCTTGGGCACCGGCCTGACGATGGCAGACTACGTGCTGTCGCTGCTGCGCGAAGGCCACCGCGGCCCGATCGTCGCGATCTCGCGCCGTGGGCTCATGGCGAAAGCGCATCGGCGCATCAGTCCCTGCAAGATCAGCGAAGATGAGGTTCCGTTCGGCGCAAACGGGAGCACCCTGCTGCGCTGGTTCCGCCAGCGCATTGCCGCCCATGTCGCCGAGGGCGGCGACTGGCGCGGCGTCATCGACGCCATCAGGCCGTTCAGCCATCGGCTGTGGCACGAGCTGTCGCAGGCGTCCAAGCGCAGCTTCCTGGAGCATGCGCGGGCCTGGTGGGACGTCCATCGGCACCGGATGGCGCCCGAGGTCGAAGAGCGCATCGCCCGGGCGATCTCCGATGGACAACTCCGCGTCGCGGCGGCGAAGCTGGTCAAGATCGACGGCGGCACGAACGGCGCCCAGGCGCACTATCGACGCCGCGGCCGGAGCGAGATCGAGACGCTCGAGGTCGGCGCCGTGATCGACTGCACGGGGATCGTGAGGGATCCCCGCGCCACCGCCAATCCCGCGGTGCGCAGCCTGTTCGACCAGGGGCTGGCGCGCTGCGATCCGCTGCGGATCGGCATCGAGGTCGCCGCCGATTGCACCGTCGTCGGCGCGGATGGCTCGCCATCCCAGCGCCTGTTCGCGATCGGCCCGCTGACCCGCGCCGCCTTCTGGGAGATCATCGCGATCCCCGATATCCGAAGCCAGTGCGCCGCGCTCGCCGACAGACTGCTGCAGGCCCGTCCGATCGCGGTGCCGCCGCGCGATGCTCCGGCACTCGCGGCCGCCCCCGATCACCAGGTCGCGATGTAG
- a CDS encoding class II aldolase/adducin family protein encodes MNTIVERPRKFALVERQPAATFEEERLHRKQRLAATFRLFARYGFDQGLAGHVTVRDPEFPDRFWINPLSMHFSQIKVSDLQLVDHDGNILIGDKPINQAGFVIHSAIHAAHPHVIAAAHTHSTYGKAWSALGRLLDPLTQDSCAFYGDHVLFDPFTGVVLDADEGKKIAQALGTKKAAILQNHGLLTVGPTIEAAAWWYIAMDNAARTQLLAEAAGPTKPIPHEIAKLTAGQVGTHKGGYFSFQPLWDWITAQEPDLFN; translated from the coding sequence GCCACCTTCGAGGAAGAGCGGCTGCATCGCAAGCAGCGCCTTGCGGCGACCTTCCGCCTGTTCGCCCGCTACGGTTTCGATCAGGGACTGGCCGGCCACGTCACGGTGCGCGATCCCGAATTCCCGGACCGGTTCTGGATCAATCCGCTGTCCATGCATTTCAGCCAGATCAAGGTCTCCGATCTGCAGCTCGTCGATCACGACGGCAACATCCTGATCGGCGACAAGCCGATCAATCAGGCCGGCTTCGTGATTCACTCGGCGATCCATGCGGCGCATCCGCATGTGATCGCCGCCGCGCATACCCATTCGACCTATGGCAAGGCGTGGTCGGCGCTCGGCCGGCTACTCGATCCGCTGACGCAGGATTCCTGCGCCTTCTACGGGGATCACGTGCTGTTCGATCCGTTCACCGGCGTGGTGCTCGATGCCGACGAGGGCAAGAAGATCGCGCAGGCGCTTGGTACGAAGAAGGCCGCCATCCTGCAGAACCATGGGCTGCTGACGGTCGGCCCGACCATCGAGGCGGCGGCGTGGTGGTATATCGCGATGGACAATGCCGCGCGCACCCAGTTGCTGGCCGAGGCTGCCGGCCCCACCAAGCCGATCCCGCATGAGATCGCCAAGCTGACGGCGGGCCAGGTCGGCACCCACAAGGGCGGCTATTTCAGTTTCCAGCCGCTGTGGGATTGGATCACGGCGCAGGAGCCGGATCTCTTCAACTGA
- a CDS encoding 4Fe-4S dicluster domain-containing protein, with the protein MIELIVADRCTECGACVEVCPTNVLERAPSGPPRLARVEDCQTCFLCELHCRADAIYVAPDCDRRVAITPDEAVASGTLGQYRRHSGWDEWAGHFPNEQWLMETVFRRAGEAAARAADADDERIA; encoded by the coding sequence ATGATCGAGCTCATTGTTGCCGATCGCTGCACCGAGTGCGGCGCCTGTGTCGAGGTCTGCCCGACCAACGTGCTCGAACGCGCACCATCGGGGCCGCCGCGGCTGGCGCGGGTCGAGGATTGCCAGACCTGCTTCCTGTGCGAGCTCCATTGCCGCGCGGATGCGATCTATGTCGCGCCCGATTGCGATCGGCGCGTCGCGATCACGCCGGATGAGGCCGTGGCCTCGGGAACGCTTGGCCAATATCGCAGGCATTCCGGCTGGGACGAATGGGCCGGGCATTTTCCCAACGAGCAATGGCTGATGGAGACGGTGTTCCGCCGAGCCGGCGAGGCCGCCGCGCGTGCAGCCGACGCTGATGACGAGAGGATAGCATGA